Genomic DNA from Candidozyma auris chromosome 1, complete sequence:
tagaagcttcttgaactccTGAACTCGACTCCTTCTTATCGGTATGAACGGCAATCTGTGGGGAGGTATTAGTTACTgcaatctcttcttcaacttttcccGTACTAGATCTGTCGTCCGCTGAAAAGTGTTCCACGTCTTCTTTCCCACGCAATATGATCGagtccttctccaaacttTGATTGTCTTTGATTTGAGTATCCTTATTCTTCTGCAATGATTTCATGCTCTTGACTCCATGCTCTGCATTTTCTGCAGCTGAAACATCAAGATCAGTTTCagttttcttgaaaacctTCAGTTCAACAATATCCATCGACGCAGAAGCATCCGTCAATTTATTGGCATTGACATTCAGCGACTGGGCGGAATTTTCATCGATCTTTTGCTTTGAGCCTGCTGTCTCAATGTGTGACTTTTTTGGACGCgtgatgaagaaatcaaaatcatcatcgtcaaaggctgacttcttcactttggtAGAGCTTTCAAAGGATAGCAATGGTTTCGTTTTAGTGGAATCCTTATCATTGGGTATGCCTGGGTCAGCCTTACTTGGAGTATGGATCTTTCCAAAGTACGAAATATCCGATTCATTAAAGTCCCCAATATTATGACCTGATATATCAAGAATATCATCCTTCTTCGACGTTACCGCCTCCCCAGGGTGTAATTTGACCTTTTTTCTCTTGCCAGGGGACGTGATTATTTGACGAAAGCGATCAGAATCCATACTGGTTTCCGAGGTGTTttgcttctgctttttcccttcattctcatcatggcttttcaattttcgcttcttttctttctcactAACATCGTCACTAGTTGATAATTCGCCATTCGAGACACCACTCACATAGGATGGATCactctcttcaacatcCGAGGAATTAAAGCTCGAACCATTTTGTATATCATCGAAACTGTCATTGGTATCACGAAGGCGGTCCTCCACTTCCTCCCTTTTACTCTCTGGATTACTAGGAGGAGCCACAGGACTTTCGGGAGCCGGCAGACGCTGATCCTTATGACGAGCACTCAGCTTTGCGGAGCCCTCAGACTCTCGTGAGTCATTGACTTGAAGCAACAATGGATCTTTTCCTGTCGCCATCGCCATTTTCCTCCTTTGAAGAGTTGCTGGGGGTGGAGGTACCAGCTTTCTCGTTTTGATTTTGCGACTGAAGATCTTTGTTGACCcgttttcaaaaattgatcCGTGATTTGTGTCCTCAATATCCTCTATGGAAAAGTCGTACGCATCGAACTCAGACTCTTTATGTGATTCGAGCTCGGGAGAAGGAGACAGGGTTGGCCAATGAGCTGTACTTTCATTCAAGGGCGAATTACGAGAAGACCCAACGGACTCTTCTCGCTCATGAGTTTTGTTTCGTGCCACATTTGCTGATGATTTTTGGACTGTTTCATTTTCAACTGACAATCCTgaatcatcaacatcacTCAAAGAATCATCAGGTAATGCCATACTTGTTTCCGTAGGCAAATTCAACAGTTTATTCATCTTTTCCGATATATCCAGACGCTTCGGTAGTGTCAGAAGGAAATAGCAGTATGAGTATGAGTTAGCCCTGTGCTCACTTAGTGGATCATCCTCAGGATCCCAATGATCTAGCGGGCAATCACAATACATGCAAATGACACGGTCATTATCTTTATCCAAGGGACTGTAGTAAAGGCCAGCTTTAGCTAAGTCGCGGGATGTGGCCGTGCATTTCTTGTGTGAATCTAGCGTCCACGAGTTCTTAAATGTAGACACTCGTAATTCAATGGAACTTTTACTATGTGGATCAGTCACAGACATAGGAGCTCGGCCTTCCTCCGCAAGTTCGGTCCAAAACCTCTCCTTATCTCGAGCAGAGACGTAGTATTCCATATTGGACTGTATTAGCCCGTAGGCACATTTGGGGCTGCTCTGTAGATGATGACTACCTAATGCTCGAACACCAACTATGCAATTCTCCTTTCTTCCACACCAGAAGCAGGTGACTTGGTCCGGGTTTTTTCTTGTCGGTGTGTAGTAGAAACCATTATCAACTAATGATGCCACTGAGGGCACCTCATGTCCCCATTTCTTCACGGTTTTCGTAGTAGGTATTTGTGTTCCTGAAGTAAAAGATTTTTCTCGCTCATCACGATACTGATACTTCTCTGGTATTTGTTTGGGTGGCATTTCATTGAGCCAAAGTGATGTTGTAGTTGTGCGGATCAATTTTGATACAAAGCTGAGTAGCGCGTATTCATGAAGAGGTGCAACTGGACAAAAGGATGTCTACACGATAAATTTCTCGTACAGATAAATGTATTGCTACACTAATTGATACACTTCTGTGTGATTCTTTATGCATGACCAACCAAGTGCTGGATTGTTCTCAAGGCTTCATACTTCAACTCGTTATCACCACCGTTCTTCTCTAACAAAGTCATGATCAATAACTTGTACTGGCCGCCATTTTCAGTGTTCAAGTAATTGATAATGTCGGAGCCCAAGTTCTTTATCAAGAACTGCAAATCATTCAACATGATAACTTTAGGTTTTGTTCCTCCCTCTTGCGTCTCGTCCGCAGACAAAATCTCCAACATCCTCTTCACGAgtttgaagttgttgtctTTAAACTTGTGGGCATTGCCTTGCCAAAAATCACTCGACTTGTGTGTGGGAGAGGACCAGCTCAACAATTCAGGGTTTTCCAACTCTACTAAGTATTCGTCCATGGAGGATAATTTGTTTGTGACAACTTCCGACAAAGTATCGTTCAAGTAGGCCAAGTCGCTCGATAACTCATCGTCACTTCCGTTGGATGCAAACTTTCTAGTCTGAATGGTTCTGACGATGTTAAGTCCATCATAAAATAGAATCAACTTCACCACACTATACTGCTCCAGAGAGTTGATGGTCACGGCAACAAAGTTTTTCAATGTAGAGATGGCCACTCTCACCACCTTTAGCTTGATGGATTCCTTTGACACAGTCAAGAGGTTGCCAATTAGCTGGGGGAAGTTGTGCACCATGGTCTTGTTGAGGGTGCTGGAGAAGCTTAGGATCCACACTGTCATGAACACGTAATACAAAAGCTGGAAATTGACGCTGTTGGGCTTTCTCGCCAGGACTTCTATCAAGGTGTTTatgctcttgaagttggagatCAAGTTATGCTCCTGGAATATATCACGGTAACGTTTGACGATCACCAATTCTTGCAACAATTGCACTCCAATGAATTGCAGATTTTGATCGGCAGCATTGCCAATGTAATGCTTTGAGCAGACTAAGTTGAAAAGAGTGATCAACACCTCCTTATCAGCATTTATGCCTTCTCTAGAACCCGCAACCAACAAGATGGTCAAGTTGtagaagctcaaagacTTTATGAGCATGTCATTGTTCTCTAAGTGTTTCACAAAAGGCCCAAATGGTAGAGCAGAATCGACTTTCGACAAACCCAAAAGTGTGCTCAAAAACAATTTGGCATCAGGGTCAGTTAGCAAGTCACTTATCAACACCAATACGCTCTTCAACACATCGTCTCTAGAGTTTATCTCtaacttgttcaacaagttt
This window encodes:
- the VMA13 gene encoding H(+)-transporting V1 sector ATPase subunit H; translated protein: MASDYTPFVIESSSLSDSRKLVREKIIPWEGLARAGIISNDQADLIKILETQYAVSKRETVLNSVDLYAKTILNLLNKLEINSRDDVLKSVLVLISDLLTDPDAKLFLSTLLGLSKVDSALPFGPFVKHLENNDMLIKSLSFYNLTILLVAGSREGINADKEVLITLFNLVCSKHYIGNAADQNSQFIGVQLLQELVIVKRYRDIFQEHNLISNFKSINTLIEVSARKPNSVNFQLLYYVFMTVWILSFSSTLNKTMVHNFPQLIGNLLTVSKESIKLKVVRVAISTLKNFVAVTINSSEQYSVVKLILFYDGLNIVRTIQTRKFASNGSDDELSSDLAYLNDTLSEVVTNKLSSMDEYLVELENPELLSWSSPTHKSSDFWQGNAHKFKDNNFKLVKRMLEILSADETQEGGTKPKVIMLNDLQFLIKNLGSDIINYLNTENGGQYKLLIMTLLEKNGGDNELKYEALRTIQHLVGHA